A portion of the Paenibacillus sp. PvR098 genome contains these proteins:
- a CDS encoding VOC family protein, whose protein sequence is MGVLKLAHGVLNVNNLAQSLEFYREVVGLHEIGKENGIVYLGCGADNNYDLALKEGGSGISHFALQVHNEDDLAYFEKKLTGLGVKTNRVTDAEPGEKAALQFQSPSNHNIELVLVEDRPHYLHPVVGRKPSRGIAPLDADHITLNAKDVNGLAGFLRDALEFSIADVFEPVAGVWGAAWTHGSDFHHDVAIVGTRDETTLHHYAFLVAGIDEMKRACDVLGQYGYKTETGPGRHSVGGNLYTYFLDPSGNRIELSAEMPRADKSRALNSWADFPTAFSSWGAFPPESFAKGS, encoded by the coding sequence ATGGGAGTTTTGAAGTTAGCGCACGGGGTATTAAATGTAAACAATTTGGCGCAGAGTCTGGAGTTTTATCGTGAAGTCGTAGGATTGCATGAAATCGGTAAAGAGAACGGCATTGTCTATCTGGGCTGCGGTGCGGACAACAACTATGATTTGGCTTTAAAAGAAGGAGGCAGCGGCATCAGCCATTTTGCACTGCAGGTGCATAATGAAGACGATTTGGCTTACTTTGAGAAAAAATTGACTGGACTCGGTGTGAAGACGAACCGAGTGACGGATGCTGAGCCTGGAGAGAAGGCAGCGCTGCAGTTCCAATCACCAAGCAATCACAATATCGAATTGGTATTGGTGGAAGATCGACCTCATTATCTACATCCGGTTGTAGGCCGTAAACCAAGCCGAGGCATCGCACCGCTCGATGCGGATCATATCACGCTGAACGCAAAGGACGTCAACGGTTTGGCAGGATTTTTGCGAGATGCATTGGAATTCTCGATCGCAGACGTATTCGAGCCGGTCGCGGGTGTTTGGGGAGCTGCGTGGACGCACGGAAGTGATTTCCACCATGATGTAGCTATCGTAGGTACACGTGATGAAACGACATTGCATCATTATGCATTCCTGGTTGCGGGAATCGATGAGATGAAACGGGCCTGTGACGTACTGGGGCAGTATGGCTACAAGACGGAGACCGGCCCGGGAAGACACTCCGTAGGCGGAAACCTGTACACGTATTTCCTGGATCCAAGCGGCAACCGCATCGAATTGTCCGCGGAAATGCCTCGTGCGGACAAGTCACGCGCGCTCAATAGCTGGGCGGATTTCCCGACGGCCTTCAGTTCATGGGGAGCCTTCCCGCCGGAATCTTTCGCTAAAGGGTCTTAA
- a CDS encoding FAD synthetase family protein: MITIGNFDGIHLGHQALIQQAQKIAREKGDLPCYVMTFDPHPRQLFGHNDFMALMSLESKLDILEQMGVNGVYVLHFTRPFSQLSAEDFVNQYLLALHLDAIVVGSDFTFGYQGLGTVDTLKEAGKGHFSVEAVKLVHDHQFKISSTRIRGLISAGKINEVSELLGRPYSMNGQST, from the coding sequence GTGATTACCATTGGAAATTTTGATGGTATCCATTTAGGGCATCAAGCTTTGATTCAGCAGGCACAAAAAATAGCGCGAGAGAAAGGGGATTTGCCATGTTACGTCATGACATTTGACCCTCATCCTCGCCAGTTATTCGGTCACAATGACTTTATGGCATTAATGTCTCTAGAGAGTAAGCTGGACATATTAGAGCAAATGGGAGTGAACGGCGTTTATGTGCTGCATTTTACGCGTCCGTTTTCTCAGCTTTCAGCTGAGGATTTTGTAAATCAATACCTGCTTGCGTTACATCTGGATGCCATTGTTGTGGGCTCGGATTTCACATTTGGTTATCAAGGGTTAGGTACTGTTGATACTTTAAAGGAAGCCGGGAAAGGCCATTTTTCGGTGGAGGCGGTAAAGCTTGTCCACGATCATCAGTTCAAAATAAGCAGTACGAGAATTCGTGGATTAATATCCGCTGGAAAAATAAACGAGGTTTCGGAATTGCTGGGTAGACCTTATTCCATGAATGGTCAATCCACATGA
- a CDS encoding GntR family transcriptional regulator, with amino-acid sequence MEDTNLSKTNYAYEYIKKNLKDGKWKFGEEISVIETAKELGYSRRPIIDALKKLELENFVEIVPQTGCRVINYTKEQMYDHFLTVMVLEGMAAQLAAERGQESEVDHLYQINDELHQLVMKDNFAKDEYFVINRKLHHSILEMARSEKIYNLTKNQWDLNDFYLINVSLFEHDPSQTIEEHKAIIDKIKMRDSKGARSIMESHILKFAAIVGNSKILN; translated from the coding sequence TTGGAAGACACCAATTTATCTAAAACTAACTATGCTTATGAATATATTAAAAAAAATCTAAAGGATGGAAAATGGAAGTTCGGTGAAGAGATTTCCGTCATTGAAACAGCCAAGGAACTTGGATATTCCAGAAGACCCATTATAGATGCATTGAAAAAGTTGGAGCTTGAAAATTTCGTGGAAATTGTCCCGCAAACCGGCTGCCGAGTGATTAATTACACCAAAGAACAAATGTATGATCATTTCTTGACGGTCATGGTTCTAGAAGGAATGGCCGCCCAACTAGCGGCTGAACGAGGTCAAGAATCGGAAGTTGATCATTTATATCAAATCAATGACGAATTACATCAATTGGTTATGAAAGATAATTTTGCAAAAGATGAATATTTCGTTATTAATAGAAAGCTTCATCATTCCATTCTCGAAATGGCCCGTTCCGAAAAAATATACAATCTGACCAAAAATCAATGGGATCTGAATGATTTTTATTTAATTAACGTCTCACTATTCGAGCATGACCCAAGTCAAACGATTGAAGAGCACAAAGCCATTATTGATAAAATAAAAATGCGGGATTCTAAAGGTGCCCGTTCAATCATGGAAAGCCATATCTTAAAATTTGCTGCAATCGTGGGCAATTCAAAAATCTTAAATTAA